In the genome of Spodoptera frugiperda isolate SF20-4 chromosome 22, AGI-APGP_CSIRO_Sfru_2.0, whole genome shotgun sequence, one region contains:
- the LOC118280027 gene encoding protein FAM136A, translated as MVEAQKFRIEQEMTNLVNELDKSYLRKMQGDMHRCAAKCCDDPQTSLERVHGCIENCTSSLNQANNYVQGEINHLQNRLQRCVMDCNDHARDRLGPDPSQETVDKCTIEFEKCAIKCVDKHIAIIPSMMKTMKSVLASGKPPPPRTN; from the exons ATGGTTGAGGCACAGAAGTTTAGGATTGAGCAGGAGATGACGAACCTTGTCAATGAGTTAGACAAGAGTTATTTACGTAAAATGCAA GGTGACATGCACAGATGTGCAGCAAAGTGTTGCGATGACCCTCAGACGTCTTTAGAAAGAGTGCACGGATGCATTGAGAACTGTACGAGTTCACTCAATCAAGCTAATAATTATGTTCAg GGCGAAATCAATCACTTGCAAAATCGGCTACAGAGATGTGTAATGGACTGCAATGATCATGCCAGAGACAGATTGGGACCTGACCCTAGTCAGGAGACg GTAGACAAATGTACGATAGAATTCGAGAAATGTGCCATAAAGTGTGTGGACAAGCACATCGCAATCATTCCCAGTATGATGAAGACGATGAAATCAGTTCTGGCCAGCGGCAAGCCTCCACCACCGAGGACCAACTAA
- the LOC118279971 gene encoding uncharacterized protein LOC118279971 → MYFGKLSIVILIVSCIMIDARKKISKAKLKKSDLQNLGIGCGCQSSIIDILTLGSRGSLIEPVYGPVSLPAPVIDVPNYRYAEAIEINPLGNLFPTLEVSNYGVAPFSVIDLPCGCSGPCGCRGPCGCGEPNCGCRVPAVKLPACAPAAIDVPKCGCASIQSPAYSYGISALIDVPSYVPACGCQAPCSCAVPKSCGCVGPCGCAGLSSCECMGPCSCGLSVPSCGCNGPCSCLGMPVAACGCSGPCSCGVPTAACGCTDVCTCGLSVLPCGCNGPCNCGSLSTCGCSGPCNCLGIQVPSYGGVLPTIEVPSCGCGCGMPGCSCNPKYLRQVTLQPPFL, encoded by the exons atgtatttcggCAAATTATCGATTGTGATTCTGATTGTTTCCTGTATAATG ATCGACGCTCGAAAGAAGATCTCCAAAGCCAAACTCAAGAAATCAGATCTTCAAAACTTAGGCATTGGATGTGGATGTCAGAGCTCCATAATAGACATCCTGACTTTAGGATCCCGAGGATCTCTTATAGAACCTGTGTATGGACCTGTGAGCTTGCCTGCACCTGTGATTGACGTCCCTAATTATAGATATGCTGAAGCTATTGAGATCAACCCATTAGGAAACCTATTCCCAACGCTAGAGGTTTCAAATTACGGTGTAGCCCCTTTTTCAGTTATTGACCTTCCCTGTGGATGTTCGGGCCCCTGTGGATGTCGGGGCCCCTGCGGATGTGGTGAACCTAACTGCGGTTGTAGAGTACCCGCTGTCAAACTGCCTGCGTGTGCTCCTGCTGCTATTGATGTACCTAAATGTGGATGTGCTAGCATTCAGTCGCCGGCTTATTCTTATGGTATAAGCGCTCTCATTGATGTGCCGTCTTATGTGCCTGCTTGTGGCTGTCAAGCGCCCTGTAGCTGTGCTGTACCAAAATCTTGTGGATGTGTGGGCCCCTGTGGTTGTGCTGGTTTATCCTCTTGTGAATGCATGGGTCCCTGTTCATGTGGTCTTTCTGTACCAAGCTGCGGATGTAATGGACCCTGTTCGTGTTTGGGGATGCCTGTAGCAGCTTGTGGATGTTCTGGCCCCTGCAGTTGTGGTGTGCCTACAGCAGCCTGTGGCTGTACTGATGTCTGCACTTGTGGACTGTCTGTTCTACCTTGTGGATGTAATGGCCCCTGTAACTGTGGGAGCCTGTCTACATGCGGATGTTCGGGCCCCTGCAATTGTCTCGGTATTCAGGTGCCATCATACGGAGGCGTTTTGCCAACAATCGAAGTGCCTTCCTGCGGATGCGGGTGTGGTATGCCCGGATGCAGTTGTAACCCTAAATATTTGCGTCAGGTTACATTGCAACCACCTTTCTTGTGA
- the LOC118280006 gene encoding uncharacterized protein LOC118280006, with protein sequence MYSLALIVLSIFAGAQCQIFAPYPRAVPAVVPSCPCGNPAPVPLPVPVPAVLPGRPCANPPLNAIVPACGCGNPAPLPVLKTPLGYEPAFNPVIEAPLPLSLASLALGNPFLPAASPVSALAPFSPLLPPANTCSRCQYLKKIPIPPPCI encoded by the exons atgtatTCTCTTGCTTTGATTGTTCTTTCAATTTTCGCTGGC GCCCAATGTCAAATCTTCGCACCATACCCAAGAGCCGTTCCAGCCGTCGTGCCAAGCTGTCCCTGTGGAAATCCCGCGCCAGTGCCATTGCCCGTGCCAGTGCCAGCCGTATTGCCAGGACGACCCTGCGCTAATCCGCCATTAAACGCCATAGTGCCAGCATGCGGATGTGGCAATCCAGCTCCATTGCCAGTACTGAAAACGCCTTTAGGTTATGAGCCAGCGTTTAACCCTGTAATTGAAGCTCCATTGCCACTGTCTCTGGCGTCTCTGGCGCTTGGCAACCCGTTTCTGCCAGCCGCGTCGCCAGTGTCCGCGTTGGCGCCATTCTCGCCCTTATTGCCGCCTGCCAATACGTGCAGTCGTTGCCAATATTTGAAGAAGATTCCTATTCCACCTCCCTGTATCTAA
- the LOC126912102 gene encoding uncharacterized protein LOC126912102, translating into MAAVFNLFWLIVIPALMLINNAEAQYRMQPIPYGQQALKPTATHPLISTLLSTYSTNMPIVEKLNTLATVIQKMPPKCTKAPNKRIYMVEALKNSALESLMMAANACKCHKNIDNVNVIRPSKRQVTVRNDRPVNVRYV; encoded by the exons atggctgctgtattcaatttgttttggtTAATTGTTATTCCAGCGTTAATGTTGATTaat AACGCCGAAGCCCAATACAGAATGCAGCCCATACCATACGGACAACAAGCGCTCAAACCAACGGCCACACACCCATTAATAAGCACTTTACTATCAACATACTCGACCAACATGCCAATAGTAGAAAAACTAAACACATTAGCTACTGTAATACAAAAAATGCCGCCGAAATGTACTAAAGCGCCTAATAAGAGGATCTATATGGTAGAAGCATTAAAGAATTCAGCTTTAGAAAGCCTAATGATGGCGGCTAACGCTTGCAAATGTCATAAGAATATTGACAACGTCAATGTCATCCGCCCGTCAAAGAGACAGGTGACAGTTCGAAATGACAGGCCCGTAAACGTCAGATacgtttga